GACTGGCAAGGACAACGTCGAATTGATACTCTCGGGCATGGTGGCGTACTCCTGGGGAATTGGGTCCGTAATCAACCAAATTCAAACCCAAGTACGCCGCCTTTTTCAACTCAACTCATCCACAACTTTCGGTTATATCTCATGCGCGTTCGGTCACCGGTTTTCATTGGAAGGTTCCGGTGGGTTATCGCCGGCTTGCACGTACTGTTGATCGCCGACTCTTGGTGTTCGCGTTTGCGGCGTCGAAAGAGTCGCAATAAGCCAGAGAGAGACAAGGATTTGCGACTCGCACCTCGTCGCCCGTCCGGTAAAACTACACAGTGACCAAGGAACGGGATTAGTGTACGATCTGGCTCGTCTACGCGCACCGAGTATCAACAATGTACCACGGAGGTTTGGAGGTTGGACGTGCAGAAACTACGGGTTCATAACTTTGCCGTCTCGCTCGATGGTTATGCGGCCGGTCCAAGCCAGGACCATGAAAATCCGTTGGGCAAAGGCGGCATGGCCCTGCATCAATGGTTCTTTTCGACACAGACCTTCGCGCGAATGAACGGCCAGGAAGGCGCCGGTCAAGGTATCGATAACGATTTTGCCGCACGCTGCACCGTGAACGTCGGCGCATGGGTCCTTGGCCGCAACATGTTCGGTCCGGTGCGCGGAGTGTGGCCAGATGAATCGTGGAAGGGTTGGTGGGGCGAGAATCCGCCCTTTCACGCGCCAGTGTATGTTCTGACGCATCACCCGCGACAGTCATTGCCAATGCAGGGCGGCACGGACTTCCATTTCGTCACCGAGGGAATCGAAGCGGCACTCGCCCGCGCAATCGAGGCAGCCCACGGTTGCGATGTCATCCTTGGTGGAGGTGTCTCCACAATCCAACAGTACTTACGTGCTCGGCTCATCGATGAAATGCACTTCGTCGTAGTGCCGGTCCTGCTCGGTTGCGGAGAACCGCTATTCAACGACGTTGACCTTCCACGACTCGGCTACGAAGTGTCGGAGCATGCGTCATCGGATAAGGTGACGCACGTCGTCATCAGAAAGCGAAGCGCATTACGCACGTAAGCTGAATCCTGATGCCCCGATGGATCAGTTTTTCAACAGCAGGGCGACTGGATTGGAACCGTTGGGGGGCCATCCTGAATGCGGGACATTAGTCCTGTCGTCGGGCATGGCAACCATTTGGGCACACGAGCGCGTCCGGCCAATCGTTGAAGTCGCCACATCGGGTGCGCTCAGGAGGGCGTATCAGAGGGCGTGTCCTGAGCGTCCAATCGAACGGCTGTAACGTTCCCCGGTCCAACATTTCAACGTGCGACTGCCGCCGAGCATTCGCCGCCTAATGGCCAAAAACGTGACCGCCGCTAAATCTGCCGGCAGCGCGCATCCTCTTCGGCATGCAGCCAACGTCACTCGTCGGACCCCGGATCGGCGCCGGGTTCGCGACCGCGTATCCTTAGAAAATGTCCGACGTCACTAATATTGCCGCCTACAAGTTCTTTCCTCTCACCGATCTGCAGGCGTTGCGAGAGCGTTTGCGGGCCCAGTGCAAGCTCTGGAAATTGCGCGGCACAATTCTGCTCAGTCCCGAGGGGATCAATCTGTTCGTCGCCGGCGGTCGTACAGAAATCGACTCGCTGCTGCAAGAATTGCAAGCCATTCCGGGACTGGAAGGGCTGCAGCCGAAAGTCAGCGTCAGCCGTCGACAGCCCTTCAATCGCATGCTGGTGCGCATCAAGCGCGAGATCATCGCCTTTGGCGTTCCCGGCATCGCACCAAGCTTGCAAACATCGCCGAAAGTCACTCCGCAGGAACTAAAGGGTTGGCTCGACGAGGGCCGCCCGATCACGCTGCTCGATACGCGGAACGATTACGAAGTCAAACTTGGCACTTTCAAAAACGCCCTGACATTGGGGATCGATCACTTTCGCAATTTCCCGGCCGCAGCCCAGACTCTGCCCGCCGATTTGAAGCAGCGCCCCGTAGTTATGTTCTGCACAGGCGGAATTCGCTGCGAAAAGGCAGGGCCTTACCTCGAAGGTATCGGCTTCGAGCAGGTGTTCCAGCTCGACGGCGGAATTCTGAAATACTTTGACGACTGCGGCAGCGAACACTACGACGGCGAGTGCTTCGTGTTCGATCAGCGCGTCGGCCTCGATCCGAATCTCGCGACGACCGAAAACACGCTTTGCTTCCACTGTCTGTCGCCGCTGTCGGTTGCCGACCAACAAGACCCGCGCTATGTGCCCGAGCAGTCATGCCCCTATTGCTTTCTGACCGATGCCCAGCAGATGGCCCGGACGCTCGCGGAACGCGAGTCAGCCATTCGGCAGGCCACCACGCCACTGCCTGGCTCCGTGCCGCACGACAATGATCGGCCGCTGAAGATCTCGGCGAAACACGACGGTCTGTCCTTGCTCGACGCGCTGGGCGTAATCTTTCGTCATCTTGCGCGCGAATACTGGCAAGAGCGTTTTGACCGGCGGTTGATTCTGAATGCCAAAGGTCAGGCAGTCGCCGCGGACCATCGTGTGCGGTCCGGCGAAGTATATTTGCATCGTACGCCTGCTAACATCGAGCCGGCTGTGAACCCAGCGATTCGCCTACTGCACGAGGACGCGGCGATCGTCGTCGTCAACAAGCCGGCCCCGCTGCCGCTGCATCCCTCAGGCCGGTTCAATCGCAACTCGCTGCAGTCGATTTTGAACCAGGTCTACTCGCCGCAAAAGCTGCGACCCGTGCATCGGCTTGATGCGAACACGACAGGCCTGGTGGTCTTCGCCCGTACGCGGCATTTCGCGAGTCAGTTGCAAACGCAATTCGCGGCCGGTGAAGTCGAGAAGCACTACCTGGCTCGGATCGAAGGGCGACCTTCGGAAGCGTTGTTCGATTGCGACGCGCCGATCGGCATCGATACCACAGAACTGGGCGGTCGTGCCGTCGACGAGCAGGGCCTGGCCGCGCGCACCGAGTTTCGCATGCTCGAAGAATTCGGCGATGGCACGTCACTCGTCGAGGCCCGCCCGATTACAGGCCGGACGAATCAAATTCGCGTGCATCTGCAACATCTGGGCCTGCCCATCCGCGGCGAGCAAGCGTATCTGCCCAACCACAAGCTCGGAGAGACCCAGACGCATAGCGTCACCGACCTACCGCTCTGCCTGCACGCCCTGCGCATTTCGTTCGTGCATCCGGTAACGAAGGAGCGAGTCACGTTCGAGTCCCCCGCGCCCGCGTGGGCGGGAGGGCAACCGTAGCCCGGGCGTCGTTTCGCGGCGGGTTGGCGATAAAAGAGTGTCGACACCAAGTTATTGCGTGTTTCGGCACGGTACGTCGAAACAGAATACTAACACTGATGTGGCGGACGACAGCCGCCGGTTTCTTATCAAACTACCTCTTTGGAACTTTTGTTGGACTGCTGAGATGACCATCTAAACCTGGGCGTATCTGGCCCCCCTGAATAAACCAGCTAACGAGACAATTGCTGGAGTCACGTGTCATGGCTTGGCAACTATACTATGGCATCGCATTACTTTTAACCGTGAATGCACAAACGTGAGGGGGCGAACGGTGACGCCAGACGATCCATCGATAGACGTGGTGATAATCACGGCCCTGTACGACGAACTTAAGGCACTCTTGCATATTAAGGCCAAGGAAGGAGCCCCTTGGCAACAAAGGGAGGATTCGCGTGGGTTGCCATATTATCGGCGACACTTCGAATCTAACGGAAGAGAACTAACCGTTGCAG
This window of the Pirellulales bacterium genome carries:
- a CDS encoding dihydrofolate reductase family protein → MQKLRVHNFAVSLDGYAAGPSQDHENPLGKGGMALHQWFFSTQTFARMNGQEGAGQGIDNDFAARCTVNVGAWVLGRNMFGPVRGVWPDESWKGWWGENPPFHAPVYVLTHHPRQSLPMQGGTDFHFVTEGIEAALARAIEAAHGCDVILGGGVSTIQQYLRARLIDEMHFVVVPVLLGCGEPLFNDVDLPRLGYEVSEHASSDKVTHVVIRKRSALRT
- a CDS encoding sulfurtransferase translates to MSDVTNIAAYKFFPLTDLQALRERLRAQCKLWKLRGTILLSPEGINLFVAGGRTEIDSLLQELQAIPGLEGLQPKVSVSRRQPFNRMLVRIKREIIAFGVPGIAPSLQTSPKVTPQELKGWLDEGRPITLLDTRNDYEVKLGTFKNALTLGIDHFRNFPAAAQTLPADLKQRPVVMFCTGGIRCEKAGPYLEGIGFEQVFQLDGGILKYFDDCGSEHYDGECFVFDQRVGLDPNLATTENTLCFHCLSPLSVADQQDPRYVPEQSCPYCFLTDAQQMARTLAERESAIRQATTPLPGSVPHDNDRPLKISAKHDGLSLLDALGVIFRHLAREYWQERFDRRLILNAKGQAVAADHRVRSGEVYLHRTPANIEPAVNPAIRLLHEDAAIVVVNKPAPLPLHPSGRFNRNSLQSILNQVYSPQKLRPVHRLDANTTGLVVFARTRHFASQLQTQFAAGEVEKHYLARIEGRPSEALFDCDAPIGIDTTELGGRAVDEQGLAARTEFRMLEEFGDGTSLVEARPITGRTNQIRVHLQHLGLPIRGEQAYLPNHKLGETQTHSVTDLPLCLHALRISFVHPVTKERVTFESPAPAWAGGQP